Proteins from one Sarcophilus harrisii chromosome 2, mSarHar1.11, whole genome shotgun sequence genomic window:
- the CMPK2 gene encoding UMP-CMP kinase 2, mitochondrial — translation MAYFPRLGNYMLRFLERMRPSSQVPAVRRQAAAVNAPDLARDRFFLLELPDAGLAHFTLCGDYGEGGTDWSALAARDPRLEAFLLAPGRTYSLCVPAVPGSGYRGRILAARLHQHLLQQLSRDPFRQCELRRLLCYSPDSRSGITEKGFILWDPHDCLEIQRALQGLLFACETPRPQMGMFKADHSGLLWQRLWELPGVVGDKGGTFRVVPTEEPPLHPLVPELPITVVFPNLEETRKVFEECIPFIPEAKEILNLVDKCPKNLQKGRFPVIVIEGLDATGKTTVTEKVSKALRAVFLKSPPPCVSQWRKIFDDEPTIIRRAYYSLGNYIMASEIAKQSTQAPVIIDRYWHSTAAYAIATEISGLPHHLPPAHHSVYQWPQDLLRPDIVLLLTVNPEERIHRILGRGMHKTKEEIELENNELFREKVEISYQRMENPSCHTVDANPNRKVVIATVLNIIRKHCASL, via the exons ATGGCCTATTTCCCTCGCCTGGGAAATTACATGCTCCGCTTCTTGGAGAGGATGCGGCCGTCGTCGCAGGTGCCAGCCGTTCGCCGCCAGGCCGCTGCTGTGAACGCGCCCGACCTGGCCCGGGACCGCTTCTTCCTCTTGGAGCTGCCAGACGCCGGTCTGGCTCACTTCACCCTCTGCGGCGACTACGGGGAGGGCGGCACAGACTGGAGCGCCTTGGCCGCCAGAGATCCCCGGCTGGAGGCGTTCCTCCTCGCGCCCGGGCGCACCTACTCCCTGTGCGTGCCCGCAGTCCCGGGTTCGGGCTACCGCGGCCGGATCCTAGCTGCGCGCCTGCACCAGCACCTGCTCCAACAACTTAGCCGGGACCCCTTCCGGCAGTGCGAGCTGCGGCGCCTCCTCTGTTACTCCCCGGACAGCCGCTCCGGGATCACGGAGAAGGGCTTCATCCTGTGGGACCCCCACGACTGCTTGGAGATACAGCGCGCCTTGCAGGGCCTGCTGTTTGCGTGCGAAACCCCGAGGCCACAGATGGGCATGTTCAAAGCCGACCACAGTGGCCTGCTGTGGCAGAGGCTGTGGGAACTCCCAGGAGTGGTCGGGGATAAAGGGGGTACATTTCGGGTGGTGCCCACGGAAGAGCCCCCTCTGCACCCTTTAGTGCCAGAACTGCCCATCACTGTGGTGTTTCCCAATCTGGAAGAAACCCGAAAAGTTTTTGAGGAG TGTATACCTTTCATTCCTGAAGCAAAGGAGATCCTTAACTTGGTGGATAAATGCCCGAAGAATCTCCAGAAGGGAAGATTCCCTGTCATTGTTATTGAGGGTTTGGATGCTACTG GAAAAACTACAGTGACTGAAAAAGTCTCAAAAGCATTGAGGGCTGTTTTCCTAAAATCACCTCCACCCTGTGTCAGCCAgtggagaaaaatatttgatgaTGAACCAACAATCATCAGGCGGGCATATTATTCTTTGGGAAATTATATCATGGCTTCTGAAATAGCTAAACAATCTACCCAGGCTCCTGTGATTATAGACAG GTACTGGCACAGCACAGCTGCTTATGCAATTGCGACCGAGATAAGTGGCCTTCCCCACCACCTACCTCCAGCTCATCACTCTGTGTATCAGTGGCCCCAGGACTTGCTCAGACCTGATATTGTACTGCTGCTAACTGTGAATCCTGAAGAGAGGATTCATAGGATTCTGGGACGTGGGATGCAtaagacaaaagaagaaattgaactgGAAAACAACGAGTTATTTCGTGAAAA